A portion of the Mesobacillus sp. AQ2 genome contains these proteins:
- the pheS gene encoding phenylalanine--tRNA ligase subunit alpha, with amino-acid sequence MQDRLKELQAEALEKVAAAADLKELNDIRVSYLGKKGPITEVLKGMGKLSAEERPKMGALANEVRDAISGQIEVKQKDLEEAAVQKQLAAEEIDITLPGRPVKTGSHHPLTSIIEEIEDLFIGMGYTVEEGPEVEKDYYNFEALNLPKGHPARDMQDSFYITEETLMRTHTSPVQARTMEKHQGKGPVKIICPGKVYRRDNDDATHSHQFMQIEGLVVDENVRMSDLKGTLEVFAKKMFGEDREIRLRPSFFPFTEPSVEMDISCKICGGSGCSVCKGTGWIEILGAGMVHPNVLEMAGYDSKKYTGFAFGMGPERIAMLKYGVDDIRHFYTNDVRFLKQFSVEE; translated from the coding sequence ATGCAGGATCGGTTAAAAGAACTGCAGGCTGAGGCGCTTGAAAAAGTGGCCGCAGCTGCTGACCTAAAGGAATTGAATGATATTCGCGTTTCCTATCTTGGAAAAAAAGGTCCAATCACAGAAGTCTTGAAAGGGATGGGCAAGTTATCGGCTGAGGAAAGACCGAAGATGGGTGCCCTGGCCAACGAAGTCCGCGATGCGATTTCCGGCCAGATCGAAGTAAAGCAAAAGGATCTTGAGGAAGCAGCCGTCCAAAAGCAATTGGCAGCTGAAGAAATCGATATTACTCTTCCAGGAAGACCTGTTAAGACGGGCAGCCATCATCCGCTGACAAGCATCATCGAGGAAATCGAAGATCTTTTCATCGGCATGGGCTATACAGTTGAAGAAGGACCTGAAGTCGAAAAAGACTACTATAACTTTGAAGCGCTGAACCTTCCGAAAGGACATCCGGCACGTGACATGCAGGATTCCTTCTACATCACCGAAGAAACATTGATGCGCACACATACATCTCCTGTCCAGGCAAGGACGATGGAAAAACACCAGGGCAAGGGTCCTGTAAAAATCATCTGCCCAGGGAAAGTGTATCGCCGCGATAACGACGATGCAACTCACTCCCACCAGTTCATGCAGATTGAAGGCCTTGTCGTCGATGAGAATGTCAGAATGAGCGATCTGAAAGGAACGCTTGAAGTTTTTGCGAAGAAAATGTTCGGCGAAGACCGAGAAATCCGTCTGCGTCCAAGTTTCTTCCCTTTCACTGAGCCATCTGTCGAAATGGATATCTCTTGTAAAATTTGCGGCGGCTCAGGCTGCAGCGTATGTAAAGGAACTGGCTGGATCGAAATCCTTGGAGCAGGGATGGTCCATCCTAATGTACTTGAAATGGCTGGATACGATTCAAAGAAATACACTGGATTCGCGTTTGGTATGGGGCCTGAGCGTATTGCGATGCTCAAGTATGGCGTCGATGATATCCGTCATTTCTACACGAACGATGTCCGCTTCTTGAAGCAATTTTCGGTTGAAGAATAA